One Bacteroidota bacterium genomic window carries:
- a CDS encoding PorT family protein → MKQRFVLILALTLIGKLSYSQIIDRYGINVGTSYSTQIWDYKLVNVDSDNEYKFGLQAFLQAEKDFGKLLALRTEFGYIQKGFKNNLTLTSAEGTFIGTNNDNVILHDLALNLGLKIKLLKTDFSPYFLAGLRGDYMISYKDVEIEEPGSGLKFNMYESTIEDFNKFNIGGLIGLGIDIKDLIYFELEYNPNFTKNLDNAGLSIKDICWGAKIGLNINKLTE, encoded by the coding sequence ATGAAACAAAGATTTGTACTTATTCTTGCCTTGACATTAATAGGGAAACTTTCATACAGTCAGATAATTGACCGATATGGAATTAACGTTGGAACTTCATATTCTACTCAGATTTGGGATTACAAATTAGTAAACGTTGATTCAGATAATGAATATAAATTTGGACTTCAAGCTTTTTTGCAAGCGGAAAAGGATTTTGGAAAACTCTTAGCTCTGCGGACGGAATTTGGATACATACAAAAAGGATTTAAAAATAATTTAACACTTACTTCCGCAGAAGGAACTTTTATTGGAACAAATAATGACAATGTGATATTGCATGACTTAGCACTTAATCTTGGATTAAAAATAAAACTGTTGAAAACTGATTTTTCTCCATATTTTTTAGCTGGATTACGTGGCGATTATATGATTTCATATAAAGACGTAGAAATAGAAGAGCCTGGTTCTGGACTGAAATTTAATATGTATGAATCAACAATAGAAGATTTCAATAAATTTAATATTGGTGGATTAATCGGATTAGGAATTGACATCAAGGATTTGATATATTTTGAGTTAGAATACAATCCAAATTTCACAAAGAATCTTGACAACGCAGGATTGAGTATAAAAGATATTTGTTGGGGAGCAAAAATTGGATTAAACATTAATAAATTGACTGAATAA